The following coding sequences are from one Streptomyces venezuelae window:
- a CDS encoding ATP-grasp domain-containing protein: MTIAALEALTFGLGRLVEAAADAGHRLCLLTGDRDVYRHELAHLDPGALDIVDVDTHDAGACAAALSAVPDLSGLINSTDTWSVPGADLAAKFGLPGPDPTAVRLLRDKSRVRALLHERGLSASRAVAVPAQVSSAAEILREVGLPAVLKDSAGTSSRNVWPVRDERQLRTALAEASRRAFNGQLFAERFFSGPVYSAETLGWQGETKLLGVLSRQMSPEPSVREEAAAFPVAFPLAELGRIEEWAGRVLSAAGHDSGFAHVEFVLTADGPELVEINRRIGGALVGEALCRALGTNVYDALVDTALGHRPALLDAVTTGSAPGPATAFVLVYPDRPGTLTGWTGLDGLAAFPGSPEWYPTAVPGRRVQHLNDQRGCTGIVLAEAETAELALHRALSAAGSIRPTVEADEDRE; the protein is encoded by the coding sequence GTGACCATCGCCGCACTCGAAGCACTCACCTTCGGCCTGGGCCGCCTCGTCGAGGCCGCGGCCGACGCGGGGCACCGCCTGTGCCTGCTGACCGGCGACCGCGACGTCTACCGTCACGAACTCGCCCACCTCGACCCCGGGGCCCTCGACATCGTCGACGTCGACACCCACGACGCCGGGGCCTGCGCGGCCGCCCTGTCGGCCGTGCCCGACCTGAGCGGGCTCATCAACTCGACCGACACGTGGAGCGTCCCCGGCGCCGACCTGGCCGCCAAGTTCGGTCTGCCGGGACCCGACCCGACCGCGGTCCGGCTCCTGCGCGACAAGAGCCGGGTGCGGGCGCTCCTCCACGAGCGGGGCCTGAGCGCGAGCCGTGCCGTGGCGGTTCCGGCGCAGGTTTCCTCGGCCGCCGAGATCCTCAGGGAGGTCGGCCTGCCCGCCGTCCTGAAGGACTCCGCGGGCACGTCCTCCCGCAACGTATGGCCGGTGCGGGACGAGCGGCAGCTGCGCACCGCACTCGCCGAGGCGTCCCGACGCGCTTTCAACGGGCAGTTGTTCGCCGAGCGCTTCTTCTCAGGACCGGTCTACAGCGCGGAGACGCTCGGCTGGCAGGGTGAGACGAAGCTGCTCGGAGTCCTGAGCCGCCAGATGTCGCCCGAGCCGTCCGTCCGTGAGGAGGCCGCCGCGTTCCCCGTGGCCTTCCCGCTCGCCGAACTCGGCCGTATCGAGGAGTGGGCGGGGCGTGTCCTGTCCGCCGCGGGCCACGACAGCGGCTTCGCGCACGTGGAGTTCGTCCTCACCGCGGACGGCCCGGAGCTGGTGGAGATCAACCGCCGCATCGGTGGCGCCCTCGTCGGCGAGGCCCTGTGCCGCGCCCTGGGCACCAACGTCTACGACGCCTTGGTCGACACCGCGCTCGGCCACCGCCCCGCACTCCTGGACGCCGTGACGACCGGGTCCGCACCCGGACCGGCCACGGCTTTCGTGCTCGTCTACCCCGACCGTCCCGGTACCCTCACCGGCTGGACGGGCCTCGACGGGCTGGCGGCGTTCCCCGGCTCGCCCGAGTGGTACCCGACCGCCGTCCCGGGGCGGCGCGTGCAGCACCTGAACGACCAGCGCGGATGCACGGGAATCGTGCTGGCCGAGGCCGAGACCGCCGAACTCGCCCTGCACAGGGCGCTCAGCGCGGCCGGCAGCATACGCCCGACCGTCGAGGCCGACGAAGACCGAGAATGA
- a CDS encoding MFS transporter has product MRSSPLTRLAQFTHFTAPQYFLLAGSFLIPLGSFAVLPFMSVLLHERLGMGLGAVGVVLAVASFVQFSGGVVGAALAERIGLQRTMLLALVIRTAGFAAFLPGLSRPTWAVAALFLVSAGAALYLPANKAYLVTGVGEERRAPLLSASSSALNAGIALGPIAAAPFVLTASAGLFTAVAVLFALITAGHALLPQATPEAPPEDDHSTQSAAEKPSALLPFAITVLSVYVFMFFQHYLALYAVGRTSTYFYGLVLALYALLLVVTQPLLSDWTAHLPYPRALRIGFTALAAGMAALALGHPAAILGGALLICAGEIVLFLKNDLEALALSPRSPAVVFGRQRLAAGIGAFASGIVGGEGYAWAERTDHTGLFWLAVAAQCALLPPLLLRALRGPIPYFCNGFYSVRRRVRERARRAPIQ; this is encoded by the coding sequence ATGCGGTCATCGCCACTGACACGCCTGGCACAGTTCACTCACTTCACCGCCCCGCAGTACTTCCTCCTCGCCGGCTCGTTCCTCATACCCCTGGGCAGCTTCGCCGTGCTGCCCTTCATGTCGGTGCTGCTGCACGAACGGCTGGGCATGGGGCTCGGCGCCGTGGGCGTGGTGCTGGCCGTCGCCTCGTTCGTGCAGTTCTCGGGCGGTGTCGTCGGGGCGGCCCTGGCCGAACGCATCGGCCTGCAGCGCACCATGCTGCTGGCCCTGGTGATCCGCACGGCGGGTTTCGCGGCGTTCCTGCCGGGGCTGAGCAGGCCGACGTGGGCGGTCGCCGCCCTGTTCCTCGTCTCCGCCGGGGCCGCGCTTTACCTGCCCGCCAACAAGGCGTACCTGGTCACGGGGGTGGGGGAGGAGCGGCGCGCCCCGCTCCTTTCCGCGAGCAGCTCGGCGCTCAACGCGGGCATCGCACTGGGCCCCATCGCGGCCGCCCCCTTCGTCCTGACGGCGTCGGCGGGGCTCTTCACGGCGGTCGCCGTGCTGTTCGCCCTGATCACGGCGGGGCACGCGCTGCTGCCGCAGGCGACGCCGGAAGCGCCTCCCGAGGACGACCACAGCACGCAGTCGGCGGCCGAGAAGCCGTCGGCCCTGCTCCCTTTCGCGATCACCGTTCTGAGTGTGTACGTCTTCATGTTCTTCCAGCACTACCTCGCGCTGTACGCGGTGGGCAGGACGTCGACGTACTTCTACGGTCTGGTCCTCGCCCTCTACGCCCTCCTCCTCGTGGTCACCCAGCCCCTCCTGTCGGACTGGACGGCCCACCTGCCCTACCCGCGCGCCCTGCGCATCGGTTTCACGGCACTGGCCGCGGGCATGGCGGCGCTGGCCCTCGGCCACCCGGCCGCCATCCTCGGCGGGGCGCTGCTCATCTGCGCCGGCGAGATCGTCCTGTTCCTGAAGAACGACCTCGAAGCGCTGGCGCTGTCCCCCCGCTCGCCCGCGGTCGTCTTCGGCCGACAGCGCCTGGCGGCCGGGATCGGCGCGTTCGCGAGCGGGATCGTGGGGGGAGAGGGCTACGCGTGGGCGGAACGCACGGACCACACCGGCCTGTTCTGGCTGGCGGTGGCGGCGCAGTGCGCGCTGCTGCCACCGCTGCTGCTACGTGCCCTGCGCGGGCCCATTCCCTATTTCTGCAACGGGTTCTACTCTGTCCGCCGTCGGGTCCGGGAGCGAGCGCGCCGAGCGCCGATCCAGTAG
- a CDS encoding acyl-CoA dehydrogenase family protein translates to MHLEYTPEQQQLRTELRAYFAELVPDNSYARYGEPAAQKRFYRETVRRLGADGWLGVGWPEEYGGRGLSPMEQFIFFDEAAQAGVPLPLMALNTVGPTIMQFGTDEQKAYFLPRILSGELDFAIGYSEPDAGTDLASLKTKAVREGDEETGHYTVNGQKIWTTNGDTADWVWLAVRTATPEEGVPLHKGITMLLVPTSDPGYSCTLINTLASHDTTASYYENVRVPVSRRVGEENKGWRLITNQLNHERVTLAAHGTMAIRALHNVQRWAMDTKLADGRRVIDLNWVRGRLARTHARLDAMKLLNWRMVNAVQEGTLTPQDASAVKVYGSEARRDAYAWLMEVVASAGSLKEGSSGAVLHGELERGYRSAVIFTFGGGNNEIQREIISWIGLGMPRVRR, encoded by the coding sequence GTGCACCTCGAATACACGCCTGAGCAGCAGCAGTTGCGCACCGAGCTGCGTGCGTACTTCGCCGAGCTGGTACCGGACAACTCCTACGCGCGGTACGGCGAACCCGCCGCGCAGAAGCGGTTCTACCGGGAGACGGTCCGCCGCCTGGGCGCGGACGGCTGGCTGGGGGTCGGCTGGCCCGAGGAGTACGGCGGGCGTGGGCTCTCGCCCATGGAGCAGTTCATCTTCTTCGACGAGGCGGCGCAGGCGGGCGTGCCGCTGCCGCTGATGGCGCTGAACACCGTGGGGCCGACGATCATGCAGTTCGGCACGGACGAGCAGAAGGCGTACTTCCTGCCGCGGATCCTCTCCGGCGAACTCGACTTCGCCATCGGCTACAGCGAACCCGACGCCGGTACGGATCTCGCGTCGCTGAAGACGAAGGCGGTGCGGGAGGGCGACGAGGAGACCGGCCACTACACGGTCAACGGTCAGAAGATCTGGACGACCAACGGCGACACGGCTGACTGGGTCTGGCTGGCGGTCCGTACGGCCACCCCCGAAGAGGGCGTCCCGCTCCACAAGGGGATCACCATGCTCCTGGTCCCCACGAGCGACCCGGGCTACTCCTGCACCCTCATCAACACCCTCGCCTCGCACGACACGACCGCCAGCTACTACGAGAACGTCCGCGTCCCCGTCTCCCGTCGCGTCGGCGAGGAGAACAAGGGCTGGCGTCTGATCACGAACCAGCTCAACCACGAACGCGTCACGCTCGCCGCGCACGGCACGATGGCGATCCGCGCGCTCCACAACGTCCAACGCTGGGCGATGGACACCAAGCTGGCCGACGGCCGCCGCGTCATCGACCTGAACTGGGTCCGTGGCCGCCTCGCGAGGACCCACGCGCGGCTCGACGCGATGAAGCTCCTCAACTGGCGGATGGTGAACGCGGTCCAGGAAGGCACGCTCACCCCGCAGGACGCGTCCGCGGTGAAGGTATACGGCTCGGAAGCACGCCGCGACGCGTACGCCTGGCTGATGGAGGTCGTCGCCTCGGCCGGCTCCCTGAAGGAGGGCTCGTCGGGCGCGGTCCTCCACGGCGAACTGGAACGCGGCTACCGCTCGGCGGTGATCTTCACCTTCGGCGGCGGCAACAACGAGATCCAGCGCGAGATCATCTCCTGGATCGGGCTGGGGATGCCGCGGGTGCGGCGCTGA